From a region of the Bradyrhizobium manausense genome:
- the malQ gene encoding 4-alpha-glucanotransferase gives MDLLAQARIKGVQSEFVDALGKLRVTAPEALKSILDALPEKRVYRFVSGPVVVRALGNPRTELAAVGKAPLQWKITGNGQIGSKPGVIGQGETREPVIAWPPGLPLGYHRLTLTDAAGETEEVPMIVAPERAFGGDFDRGWLLAVQLYSVRSDRNWGIGDFTDLAGLVRLAKQLGADGVGLNPLHVLFDNHPADCSPYSPNSRLFLNPLYIDVEAIPEFSADLVPDATTTAARLREGDRVPYADMAALKWLGLRAAFDSFVKSASGVRRNQFDAFRADRGALLSRFACFEVLRHRFVAPWWEWPVEWQQPDDSKCAGLRNGPDKYEVEFVEFVQWTADAQLRAAKELSAELGMRVGLYLDVAVGVQSNGFDAWNEQAAISRHLAVGAPPDVLNTVGQDWGLAGFNAGGLEAQSFVPFANMVAASMRHAGAIRLDHVLGLKRLYLVPRGFKPDNGAYVQMPLEALLAAVVRESVTHKCIVIGEDLGTVPEGFRETMQDFGIWSYLVMMFERDDAGHFRNIDHYRPNALVTLNTHDLCTYAGWRSFSDLKMKLSLGLDPGENDQARWDALGGLDAILRQNGINANDLYSVLNFLSRTPSRLLAVSMEDLLGVIDQPNIPGTIDEHPNWRQRLPVALDKIASKVDLAALKAATRERSLHGGS, from the coding sequence ATGGACCTTTTAGCTCAAGCCCGGATCAAGGGCGTTCAATCCGAATTCGTCGATGCCCTCGGAAAGCTGCGCGTCACAGCGCCCGAGGCGCTTAAATCCATCCTCGATGCCCTGCCGGAGAAGCGGGTCTACCGCTTCGTCAGCGGGCCCGTCGTGGTGCGCGCGCTGGGCAATCCGCGCACCGAGCTCGCGGCTGTCGGTAAGGCGCCGCTGCAATGGAAAATCACCGGCAACGGCCAAATCGGCAGCAAACCTGGTGTGATCGGACAGGGCGAGACGCGCGAGCCCGTGATCGCCTGGCCCCCCGGCCTGCCGCTCGGCTATCACCGGCTGACGTTGACCGATGCCGCCGGCGAGACGGAAGAGGTGCCGATGATCGTGGCACCCGAGCGCGCCTTCGGTGGCGATTTCGACCGCGGCTGGTTGCTGGCCGTGCAGCTCTACAGCGTTCGCTCGGATCGCAATTGGGGCATCGGCGATTTCACCGATCTCGCCGGCCTCGTCCGGCTGGCCAAGCAACTCGGCGCCGACGGCGTCGGCCTTAATCCGCTGCACGTGCTGTTCGACAATCATCCGGCCGATTGCAGTCCCTATTCGCCGAACAGCCGGCTGTTTCTCAACCCGCTCTATATCGACGTCGAGGCCATCCCGGAATTTTCCGCCGATCTCGTCCCCGACGCGACCACGACCGCCGCGCGGCTGCGCGAAGGCGATCGCGTCCCTTACGCCGACATGGCGGCGCTGAAATGGCTGGGTCTTCGCGCCGCCTTTGACAGTTTCGTGAAGTCAGCGAGCGGTGTCCGCCGCAATCAGTTCGATGCTTTTCGCGCCGACCGGGGCGCACTGCTGTCGCGCTTCGCCTGCTTCGAGGTGCTGCGGCATCGTTTCGTCGCGCCATGGTGGGAGTGGCCGGTCGAATGGCAGCAGCCGGACGATTCAAAATGCGCCGGCTTGCGCAACGGTCCCGACAAGTACGAGGTCGAGTTCGTCGAATTCGTGCAGTGGACCGCGGATGCGCAATTGCGTGCCGCCAAGGAGCTTTCCGCCGAACTCGGCATGCGTGTCGGGCTGTATCTCGACGTCGCCGTCGGCGTGCAGTCCAACGGCTTCGATGCCTGGAACGAGCAGGCCGCGATCTCGCGCCATCTTGCGGTTGGCGCGCCGCCCGATGTGCTCAACACCGTCGGACAGGATTGGGGCCTCGCCGGATTCAACGCAGGCGGCCTGGAAGCGCAATCCTTCGTGCCGTTCGCCAACATGGTGGCCGCCTCGATGCGGCACGCCGGCGCCATCAGGCTCGATCATGTGCTGGGGCTCAAGCGGCTCTATCTGGTGCCGCGCGGCTTCAAGCCCGACAACGGCGCCTATGTGCAGATGCCGCTCGAGGCGCTGCTCGCCGCGGTCGTGCGCGAGAGCGTCACTCATAAATGCATCGTGATCGGCGAAGACCTCGGCACCGTGCCGGAAGGTTTCCGCGAGACCATGCAGGATTTCGGCATCTGGTCCTACCTGGTGATGATGTTCGAGCGCGACGATGCCGGTCATTTCCGCAACATCGACCATTACAGGCCGAACGCGCTGGTGACGCTGAACACGCATGATCTCTGCACTTATGCGGGCTGGCGCTCGTTCAGCGATCTCAAGATGAAGCTCTCGCTCGGCCTCGATCCCGGCGAGAACGACCAGGCCCGTTGGGACGCGCTCGGAGGGCTCGACGCGATCCTGCGTCAGAACGGCATCAACGCCAACGATCTCTATTCGGTGCTTAACTTCCTGTCGCGCACGCCGTCGCGGCTGCTCGCGGTGTCGATGGAGGATCTGCTCGGCGTGATCGACCAGCCCAACATTCCCGGCACCATCGACGAGCATCCGAACTGGCGCCAGCGCCTGCCCGTCGCGCTCGACAAGATTGCCTCGAAAGTCGATCTCGCGGCCTTGAAGGCCGCGACGCGGGAACGTTCGCTGCACGGCGGGAGTTGA
- a CDS encoding maltotransferase domain-containing protein has translation MNKTIQTVESAAAGSAFLIEDIYPLIDGGRFAVKRIAGDRIEVWADIYRDGDATISAALIWRGEQDREWRRESMTHHRDDRWSGAFTPTDAGQYLYAIEAWTDEFATWRHGVERKQLSGGDVTLDAIEGAGLLTKAHGAPQDAAAIIVRQCEDYLGSGDVTPLLVSELGEAMAESQARPDLTRSPNFPLVIDRDRARFGAWYQMMPRSQSAVAGQHGTLRDCIARVPDIAAMGFDVLYFTPIHPIGRTHRKGRNNSPVASEGEPGSPYAIGSAEGGHDALHPELGTIEDFRALVATCLEYGLEIALDFAVQCSPDHPWLAQHPEWFKWRPDRTVRTADGPYSDIVIPDFASVDRVGLWNAFRDAMLFWIDQGVTIFAIDNHDTAPLPFWEWLIRDIRSRHPEVILFSKTFARPKLMKGLAKLGFAQSFSYFPWRTAKWELEQYFDELTRYPERDFSRPNLFVNTPDLLPYHLQSGEAWMFKSRIALAAMLSGNFGLYSGFELLEHDAIPGHEEYRDSEKYQIGQRDWDKPGNIKPWITALNRIRNDNAALQQTNNLRFLGIEDGETIAFVKEATEPANIVVAAIALSRHAREFWLPLGDLTIDAGGERHRVTTLENLMTGEQSRIEWGGIKLRIDPDRDPALFFRCLA, from the coding sequence GTGAACAAGACAATTCAAACTGTCGAGAGTGCCGCTGCCGGCAGCGCTTTCCTGATCGAAGATATCTATCCCTTGATCGATGGCGGCCGCTTCGCCGTGAAGCGGATCGCGGGCGATCGGATCGAGGTGTGGGCTGACATCTATCGCGACGGCGATGCGACGATCAGCGCCGCGCTGATCTGGCGCGGCGAGCAGGACCGGGAATGGCGGCGCGAGAGCATGACCCATCATCGCGATGACCGCTGGTCCGGCGCGTTCACACCGACCGATGCGGGCCAATATCTCTATGCCATCGAAGCCTGGACCGACGAATTCGCCACCTGGCGTCACGGCGTCGAGCGCAAGCAGCTATCTGGTGGCGACGTCACGCTCGATGCGATCGAGGGCGCCGGCCTTCTGACAAAGGCTCATGGCGCGCCGCAGGACGCCGCGGCCATCATCGTCAGGCAATGCGAGGACTATCTCGGCAGCGGCGACGTCACGCCGCTGCTTGTGTCTGAACTCGGCGAGGCCATGGCCGAGAGCCAGGCGCGCCCCGACCTGACCCGGTCGCCGAACTTCCCGCTCGTTATCGATCGCGACAGAGCGCGCTTTGGCGCCTGGTATCAAATGATGCCGCGCAGCCAGAGCGCGGTTGCCGGTCAGCACGGCACGCTCCGCGACTGCATCGCGCGCGTGCCTGATATCGCAGCGATGGGTTTTGACGTGCTCTATTTCACGCCGATCCATCCGATCGGCCGCACCCACCGCAAGGGCCGCAACAATTCACCAGTGGCCAGCGAGGGTGAGCCCGGCTCGCCCTACGCGATCGGCTCGGCCGAGGGCGGTCACGATGCGCTGCATCCCGAACTCGGCACCATCGAGGATTTCCGCGCGCTGGTCGCGACCTGCCTCGAATACGGCCTCGAGATCGCGCTCGACTTCGCCGTGCAGTGCTCGCCTGATCACCCCTGGCTGGCGCAGCATCCGGAGTGGTTCAAATGGCGGCCGGACCGCACGGTGCGGACGGCGGATGGTCCCTATTCGGACATCGTCATCCCCGATTTCGCTTCGGTCGACCGGGTCGGACTGTGGAATGCGTTTCGCGATGCCATGCTGTTCTGGATCGACCAAGGCGTGACCATCTTCGCGATCGACAATCACGACACCGCGCCGTTGCCGTTCTGGGAGTGGCTGATCCGCGACATCCGCTCGCGGCACCCCGAGGTGATCCTGTTCTCCAAAACCTTTGCACGACCGAAGCTGATGAAAGGTCTCGCCAAGCTCGGCTTTGCGCAGTCCTTCAGTTACTTCCCGTGGCGCACCGCGAAGTGGGAGCTGGAGCAGTATTTTGACGAGCTGACACGCTATCCCGAACGGGATTTCTCCCGCCCGAACCTGTTCGTCAACACGCCCGACCTGCTGCCCTATCATCTCCAGAGCGGCGAGGCCTGGATGTTCAAATCGCGTATTGCACTGGCCGCCATGCTGTCGGGCAATTTCGGCCTCTACAGCGGCTTCGAGCTGCTGGAGCACGACGCGATCCCCGGCCATGAAGAATATCGGGATTCCGAGAAGTACCAGATCGGCCAGCGCGACTGGGACAAGCCCGGCAACATCAAGCCCTGGATCACGGCGCTCAACCGCATCCGCAACGACAACGCTGCGCTCCAGCAGACCAACAATCTGCGTTTCCTCGGCATCGAGGACGGCGAGACCATCGCCTTCGTCAAGGAGGCGACCGAACCCGCCAACATCGTCGTCGCGGCCATCGCCCTCTCGCGCCATGCGCGCGAGTTCTGGTTGCCGCTCGGTGACCTCACCATCGACGCAGGCGGCGAACGCCACCGCGTCACCACCCTCGAAAATCTCATGACAGGCGAACAGTCCCGCATCGAATGGGGCGGGATCAAATTGCGTATCGATCCCGACCGCGATCCGGCCTTGTTCTTCCGATGCCTGGCGTAA